A stretch of Fulvia fulva chromosome 4, complete sequence DNA encodes these proteins:
- a CDS encoding Coenzyme Q-binding protein coq10, mitochondrial, which produces MKSIKPISSISSGLLPSALRQPTTCRAAFLANTSTRSTNHDRQAQHRTFVSNPFTQNQILTASRTLPYPSSLIYSIISDVSSYNQFVPYCQRSEVTKWSEPASDGKRYPEVAQLVIGFNDSISESFTSRLYCVPERIIEAVSGSSTGTLEKSPDAKHHSPRPSSDQDASRQNTVMSHLLTRWSLRPYPYKPPPTGAVHKEGVHKNHEETSPIPGQERTEVNLVVEYKFANPVYDALASTAANKVAEKMIEAFESRVRMVMEGPGTVKPNKQS; this is translated from the coding sequence ATGAAGAGCATCAAACCCATCTCGAGCATCTCCAGCGGACTGCTACCATCAGCACTGCGCCAGCCAACAACATGTCGAGCAGCCTTCCTCGCGAACACGTCCACGCGATCCACGAACCACGATAGACAAGCCCAACACCGCACCTTCGTCTCCAACCCCTTCACCCAAAACCAAATCCTCACAGCCTCCCGAACCCTCCCGTACCCATCCAGCCTGATCTACAGCATCATCTCCGATGTCTCCTCCTACAACCAATTCGTCCCATATTGCCAAAGATCTGAAGTCACCAAATGGTCCGAACCTGCCAGCGATGGGAAGCGGTATCCCGAAGTAGCACAGCTAGTCATCGGCTTCAACGACTCCATCAGCGAGAGCTTCACATCAAGACTCTACTGCGTCCCCGAGAGAATTATCGAGGCTGTGAGCGGCAGCTCAACTGGAACGCTCGAGAAATCTCCCGATGCGAAGCACCACAGCCCACGGCCTTCCTCCGATCAGGATGCCAGCAGACAGAATACGGTCATGTCCCATCTGCTCACACGATGGAGTCTACGGCCATACCCGTACAAGCCTCCTCCAACAGGGGCTGTGCACAAAGAGGGCGTGCACAAGAATCACGAAGAGACAAGTCCGATCCCAGGGCAAGAGCGGACCGAGGTGAACCTTGTGGTGGAGTACAAGTTTGCGAATCCAGTGTATGATGCGCTGGCGAGCACGGCGGCGAATAAGGTCGCGGAGAAGATGATCGAGGCGTTTGAGAGTAGGGTCAGGATGGTCATGGAGGGCCCGGGAACTGTGAAGCCGAATAAACAGAGCTAG